From Marivirga harenae, one genomic window encodes:
- a CDS encoding Ezrin/radixin/moesin family protein, protein MKSKISLIAILMIFCMAFSVSAQLSRKEKKEMKKMAKELKRNPEQMKAMVEENESLKSSVASLNSEVENLKGQLSNKNAEIATARQEAQEAKAMAEAQRQRANEMAKKVKEGQNSEPNALDESGTWFKVQVGAFENIDMSEYFKNNPNFSGEETEEGLQRITLGRFRDYWEADRFKKTLRKMGVKEAWIVPYKDGARVPLKEVLENLSAKPENAGE, encoded by the coding sequence ATGAAAAGCAAGATAAGTTTAATCGCCATTTTAATGATTTTTTGCATGGCATTTTCCGTTTCCGCTCAACTTAGCAGGAAGGAAAAAAAGGAAATGAAAAAAATGGCCAAAGAGCTCAAAAGAAATCCGGAGCAGATGAAGGCAATGGTTGAAGAGAATGAGAGTTTGAAAAGTTCAGTTGCCAGCTTAAATTCAGAAGTGGAAAATCTTAAAGGGCAGTTAAGCAATAAAAATGCTGAAATCGCTACCGCGAGACAAGAGGCGCAGGAGGCGAAAGCAATGGCTGAAGCACAACGACAAAGGGCCAACGAGATGGCAAAAAAGGTAAAAGAAGGTCAAAATAGCGAGCCAAATGCATTGGATGAAAGCGGAACTTGGTTTAAAGTGCAAGTAGGAGCTTTTGAAAATATCGATATGTCCGAATACTTCAAAAATAATCCCAATTTCAGTGGAGAAGAGACGGAAGAGGGTTTACAAAGAATTACTCTAGGACGATTTAGAGATTATTGGGAGGCCGATCGGTTCAAAAAGACTTTAAGAAAAATGGGCGTTAAAGAGGCTTGGATCGTACCTTACAAAGACGGTGCGCGGGTTCCTCTAAAAGAGGTGTTAGAAAACCTGTCTGCTAAACCGGAAAACGCTGGAGAATAG
- a CDS encoding HTTM domain-containing protein, whose protein sequence is MTVTKWLPKYRLNQVKHIAPLATFRVAFGIMMLASIIRFWANGWIAKQYIDPDFYFPYLGFEWIQSWGEPGMYILFALMGIAAIGIALGAFYRWSATLFFVSFTYVELIDKTNYLNHYYFVSIIAFLLILVPAHKAYSLDAWRKKKQEFYVPAWSIHIIILQLTLVYCFAGLAKLQADWLLEALPLKIWLPSRADTPIIGPLLNYKLTAYLFSWFGAFYDLSIPFFLLWKRTRIFAYLTVIVFHFMTAALFQIGMFPYIMVVSTLIFFSEDFHKKLWHKIMPIQKPLLTHSSYFYKPIVLQYFLIIFFGLQILLPFRYALYPGKLFWTEQGYRFSWRVMLMEKVGYTQFTVNLPEKNKAFEVIPSQYLTPVQEKMMNTQPDMILQFAHFLRDQYQSDYNSEVEVFVESYATINGKGSRPFIDPAVNLATVKNSYQHKNWVLPYNQ, encoded by the coding sequence ATGACGGTGACTAAGTGGCTTCCCAAATATCGCCTCAATCAAGTAAAGCATATTGCACCATTAGCTACCTTTCGGGTAGCTTTTGGTATTATGATGCTAGCCTCCATAATTCGCTTTTGGGCTAATGGTTGGATTGCCAAGCAATACATTGATCCTGACTTCTACTTTCCATATTTAGGTTTCGAGTGGATTCAGTCATGGGGAGAGCCAGGTATGTATATCCTTTTTGCCCTGATGGGAATTGCTGCAATTGGAATTGCACTAGGAGCCTTTTACAGATGGAGCGCAACCTTGTTTTTCGTAAGTTTCACTTATGTAGAGCTGATAGATAAAACCAATTATCTCAATCATTACTATTTTGTGAGCATCATTGCTTTCTTGTTGATCCTCGTGCCAGCGCATAAAGCCTATTCACTTGATGCTTGGCGCAAAAAGAAGCAAGAATTTTATGTTCCAGCTTGGAGCATCCACATTATTATTTTGCAATTAACATTGGTCTATTGCTTTGCCGGACTGGCTAAACTCCAAGCTGACTGGTTATTAGAGGCTCTTCCTTTAAAGATATGGCTCCCTTCAAGAGCGGACACCCCTATCATTGGACCATTACTAAATTATAAATTAACCGCCTACTTATTCAGCTGGTTTGGCGCTTTTTATGATCTGTCTATTCCTTTTTTCTTGTTATGGAAAAGAACAAGAATTTTTGCTTATCTAACAGTTATTGTTTTCCATTTCATGACAGCCGCTCTCTTCCAAATCGGAATGTTTCCTTACATCATGGTGGTTAGTACGCTCATATTCTTCTCGGAAGATTTCCATAAAAAACTTTGGCACAAAATCATGCCTATACAAAAACCGCTTCTAACCCACTCTTCTTACTTCTACAAACCAATTGTTTTACAGTATTTCTTAATAATCTTCTTCGGCTTGCAAATTTTATTGCCGTTCAGATATGCATTATATCCTGGGAAGTTGTTTTGGACTGAGCAGGGTTATCGTTTTTCTTGGCGGGTAATGCTAATGGAAAAGGTGGGCTATACACAATTCACAGTAAACCTACCTGAAAAAAATAAGGCATTTGAAGTAATTCCAAGCCAATATTTAACTCCGGTACAGGAAAAAATGATGAATACTCAACCGGATATGATACTGCAATTTGCCCATTTCCTCAGGGATCAATATCAATCTGATTATAATTCGGAAGTGGAAGTATTCGTGGAAAGCTATGCGACCATCAACGGAAAGGGTAGCCGCCCTTTCATTGATCCTGCGGTTAATTTGGCGACAGTAAAAAATAGTTATCAACACAAAAATTGGGTATTGCCTTATAATCAATGA
- the fumC gene encoding class II fumarate hydratase → MEYRIEKDTMGDVKVPADKYWGAQTERSRNNFKIGAEASMPLEIVHGFAYLKKAAAHTNHELGALSEEKRDLISKVCDEILDNQHNDQFPLVVWQTGSGTQSNMNVNEVVSNRAQILAGKTYEDDKLVHPNDDVNKSQSSNDTFPTGMHIACYKMVIETTIPGIEKLRDTLKDKSKAFEKVVKIGRTHLMDATPLTIGQEFSGYVSQLDHGLKALRNTLDHLSEIALGGTAVGTGINTPDGYSELVAKKIAEFSGLPFRTAENKFEALAAHDAIVESHGALKQIAVSLNKIGNDIRLLASGPRSGIGEIIIPANEPGSSIMPGKVNPTQAEALTMVCAQVMGNDVTITVGGTQGHYELNVFKPVMAANFLQSARLIGDACVSFNDNCAIGIEPNYERIKEHLDNSLMLVTALNTKIGYEKAAKIAKTAHENGTRLKDEAVNLGFLTAEEFDQWVKPEDMIGSLKKQ, encoded by the coding sequence ATGGAATATAGGATTGAAAAAGACACAATGGGTGATGTGAAAGTGCCTGCTGATAAGTATTGGGGCGCCCAAACAGAAAGAAGTCGAAATAATTTCAAAATAGGTGCTGAAGCCAGTATGCCTTTGGAAATAGTGCACGGCTTTGCTTACCTCAAAAAGGCAGCGGCACATACCAATCACGAGTTAGGTGCTTTAAGTGAAGAAAAGAGAGATTTAATCTCAAAGGTTTGTGATGAGATTTTAGATAATCAGCATAACGATCAGTTTCCTTTGGTAGTGTGGCAAACGGGCTCCGGTACACAATCCAATATGAATGTAAACGAGGTGGTTTCGAACAGAGCTCAGATCTTGGCCGGAAAAACATATGAGGATGATAAATTAGTCCATCCTAATGATGATGTGAATAAATCCCAATCATCTAACGATACCTTTCCAACCGGAATGCATATAGCCTGCTATAAAATGGTCATAGAGACTACTATTCCCGGGATTGAAAAGTTACGAGATACATTAAAGGATAAATCAAAAGCCTTCGAAAAAGTTGTAAAGATTGGACGGACACATTTAATGGATGCAACTCCTTTAACCATAGGTCAGGAATTTTCCGGATATGTTTCACAGTTGGACCACGGCTTGAAAGCGCTGAGAAATACACTTGATCACCTATCGGAGATAGCGCTGGGCGGAACAGCGGTTGGAACTGGAATTAATACACCAGATGGATATTCGGAATTAGTTGCCAAAAAGATTGCAGAGTTTTCAGGATTGCCATTCCGAACGGCTGAAAATAAATTCGAGGCTTTGGCAGCTCATGATGCAATAGTAGAATCTCACGGAGCATTGAAGCAGATTGCTGTTTCATTGAATAAGATCGGAAATGATATTCGATTATTAGCTTCAGGACCAAGATCCGGAATTGGTGAAATCATAATTCCAGCAAATGAACCTGGTTCTTCAATCATGCCGGGTAAAGTAAATCCTACTCAAGCAGAAGCTTTAACTATGGTTTGTGCTCAAGTAATGGGAAATGATGTTACAATAACAGTAGGGGGCACGCAAGGGCATTATGAATTGAATGTTTTCAAACCAGTGATGGCGGCTAATTTTCTTCAGTCCGCAAGATTAATAGGAGATGCGTGTGTATCATTTAATGATAATTGTGCTATTGGAATCGAACCCAACTACGAAAGAATTAAAGAACATTTAGATAATTCCTTGATGCTGGTAACTGCATTAAATACCAAAATTGGATATGAGAAGGCAGCCAAGATAGCTAAGACGGCTCATGAAAATGGTACTAGACTTAAAGATGAGGCTGTTAATCTAGGATTTTTGACCGCAGAGGAATTTGATCAGTGGGTAAAACCAGAGGATATGATCGGCAGTTTGAAAAAACAATAA
- a CDS encoding imelysin family protein, whose translation MRNLRFSFFILIVSVFFAACDNESGSEKVDFDRQAFLVNMADNVIQPSIENFALEAEGLSVATNSFNENISLESLEVLRAELKEAWLVYQHLAFVQVGPVANVNLRDRVNIFPAKADVIEENINTQDYVLGSASNVAAKGFPALDYLLFGTGETNEDVIAYFGNPDLGNNRLQYLTDLVEDIQTVSNIISQDWPDYRSTFVGNTGTDVGSGTSLLVNEYNFQFDIRIKNAKIGFPAGGNPRTGGVLSPQDVEAFYSGWSGELAEKAVLSSIQVFKGEHFNANEDGLGLDDYLLALNAKTRDDQDLSVAIINQKTLALEEMEKISNPYSEVASAEGSQLVEVYNALQAVIPLIKVDMTSAMSVSITFQDNDGD comes from the coding sequence ATGAGAAATTTAAGATTTTCTTTCTTCATATTAATAGTTTCTGTTTTTTTCGCTGCCTGTGATAATGAGTCAGGCAGTGAAAAAGTGGATTTTGACAGACAGGCTTTTCTAGTTAATATGGCTGATAATGTAATTCAGCCATCTATAGAAAACTTTGCCTTAGAAGCAGAGGGGCTTTCTGTTGCAACTAACTCTTTTAATGAAAATATTTCACTTGAAAGCTTGGAAGTTTTACGTGCTGAACTGAAAGAAGCCTGGTTAGTGTATCAACACTTGGCATTTGTGCAAGTTGGGCCGGTTGCCAATGTTAATTTAAGGGACAGAGTCAATATCTTCCCTGCCAAAGCGGATGTTATTGAAGAAAATATAAATACACAAGATTATGTTTTGGGTTCTGCTTCTAACGTGGCAGCCAAAGGCTTCCCAGCATTGGATTATCTATTATTCGGTACTGGAGAGACTAACGAGGACGTTATTGCATATTTTGGGAATCCTGATTTAGGAAATAATCGCTTGCAATATTTAACTGATCTGGTGGAAGATATTCAAACAGTTTCTAATATAATTTCACAAGATTGGCCTGATTATAGATCAACTTTTGTTGGAAACACCGGCACTGACGTAGGAAGTGGAACCAGCTTATTAGTCAATGAATATAATTTTCAATTTGACATAAGGATTAAAAATGCAAAAATCGGTTTTCCTGCAGGGGGTAATCCTAGAACGGGTGGCGTGCTTTCTCCTCAGGATGTGGAAGCCTTTTACTCTGGTTGGTCTGGTGAATTAGCAGAAAAAGCAGTTCTATCCTCCATACAGGTTTTTAAAGGAGAACACTTCAATGCCAATGAAGATGGTCTTGGTTTAGATGACTATTTATTAGCCCTAAATGCCAAAACACGTGATGATCAAGATTTAAGTGTGGCCATTATCAATCAAAAAACCTTGGCCCTGGAAGAAATGGAGAAAATTTCCAATCCTTACAGTGAGGTAGCCTCCGCTGAGGGAAGTCAATTGGTTGAGGTGTACAATGCTCTACAAGCTGTAATCCCATTAATAAAGGTGGATATGACTTCAGCTATGTCTGTTTCTATCACTTTCCAAGATAATGACGGTGACTAA
- a CDS encoding DUF4856 domain-containing protein codes for MIKLRLLGLSLLAALAFTACDDENTVSENDGNYEIPSTYDFENVSYTGQIQRLDMLDELTVYMKTANNGEVLDAQAMLDMYANENNAFNNTELNEADSKELENKTVEGDISMFQEFIRDFAAATAEADGGVGSNGTPGVVTSNDGSKQYFFDANGIEHIQYIEKGLMGSCFYFQGVSIYLGSDKMDVDNEEIEEGKGTAMEHHWDEAFGYLGVATDFPGNPDGARFWGKYSNGRDGLLGTNEALMNAFITGRAAISNQDLETRDEQIEIIRNEWEKVSAGTAVHYLNAANQAFADDAIRNHTLSEAWAFIHALKYNPNKKLSNAEIDGVLEELGDNFYEITTDNINAAKATLVEAYGFEDFQDQL; via the coding sequence ATGATCAAGTTAAGATTACTAGGATTATCACTATTGGCAGCTCTTGCCTTCACTGCTTGTGACGATGAAAACACTGTTAGTGAAAATGATGGCAACTATGAAATTCCATCGACTTATGATTTTGAAAATGTGAGCTATACAGGACAAATCCAAAGATTGGATATGTTAGATGAATTAACAGTTTACATGAAAACTGCTAACAACGGAGAAGTTTTAGACGCTCAGGCAATGTTGGATATGTATGCTAACGAAAACAATGCTTTTAACAATACAGAATTGAATGAAGCTGATAGCAAAGAATTGGAAAATAAAACAGTTGAAGGAGACATCAGCATGTTTCAGGAATTCATCAGAGATTTTGCAGCGGCAACGGCCGAGGCTGATGGCGGTGTAGGAAGCAATGGAACACCAGGTGTTGTAACCTCCAACGATGGTTCAAAACAATATTTCTTCGATGCTAACGGTATTGAGCATATCCAATATATCGAAAAAGGTTTGATGGGCTCATGCTTTTATTTCCAAGGAGTTTCTATCTATTTGGGTTCTGATAAAATGGATGTAGATAATGAAGAAATAGAGGAAGGAAAAGGAACAGCAATGGAGCATCACTGGGATGAGGCCTTTGGTTACTTAGGAGTAGCAACTGATTTCCCAGGAAATCCTGACGGGGCGAGATTTTGGGGTAAATATTCTAACGGAAGAGATGGTTTACTGGGCACAAATGAGGCTTTAATGAATGCCTTCATTACTGGACGAGCAGCTATTTCAAACCAAGATTTAGAAACTAGAGATGAGCAGATCGAAATCATCAGAAATGAATGGGAAAAAGTATCCGCTGGAACAGCTGTTCATTATTTGAATGCAGCGAATCAAGCATTTGCAGATGACGCCATTAGGAACCATACTTTATCAGAAGCTTGGGCTTTCATCCATGCATTGAAATACAATCCAAACAAAAAATTAAGCAATGCTGAAATCGATGGGGTTTTAGAAGAATTAGGTGATAATTTCTACGAGATTACCACCGATAATATCAATGCTGCAAAAGCGACTTTGGTTGAAGCTTACGGATTTGAAGATTTTCAAGACCAACTATAA